The genomic DNA cACTACAACAGTTTCGTTAAAACTCGCAGTAAGTAGAATGATGACAGCTATTTGCATTTTCTCTCCAAAATGACACTGGTTAACGCGCAAGCACTAcatagtattgagaaaatctcatagttgtcctcgtcttagaatcaaAGGTCTCTATATCATGACCACCACATTTGTGCAATGTAAGGGCAACACgcaaataaaatttttagtAACCTCCAATTTTTCTTCTTGGACTGTTGCCATGACTCATCTGTTACACTCACTACTACACAAACTTTGAAATCCAATAAGAGAAATTGCACAAAACATAAATACACCTACAGGACACCGTCaggttattttttttggaacatgAAAACACACGCCAATGCTCACCTTTAAATATGGTTGGCTGTGCTAATCTTGATCAGGTCTGTGTGGTGGTGTGCCACAGGGTTGCAGCATTTTCTACAGTAAAGCAGGTTATTATGCTAAGTAAGTACATCACTTAAACAAATTGTGATAAAGTAACTTCCAATAATTCATAGGCTTGAATTTTACCCAGGCTGACCACCTAAGGAAGAATTTCTCAATTCACAGAATAACTATTATAAAATAAGACATAAAAATAAGACGTTGGCTGAACAAGTCTTCTCCTCTTTTTTTATTCCATAgtctattttttactttttgcacGCTGCCTATTTCTAGATGAAAAGAAACAGCCAATGTGACAGGCAGGTGCATACAGTATGAAGTgcaaaaaagaataatttaatAATACACCTCTGCTTATAGGGCATCTAGAAAAGTCACACAAGGAGGAAAAGAGATGAGTAAAGACACTTCAAGTTAATTAAGCTTTCAAACAAtccacattaaaaaaaataactggtaatatttaacaaataaacACAAGTTTCAGTCAAAAAAATTCAACAGACTACCTCTAAAAGGTTAAACTTTGTTCTAGCCCTTGATTCATTTTCTACTAAGGCAAAGTAATCCAGTAGATTGTAGTGGCCAATGTAGGATGCTGCACTGTCTCTGTGTTGATTGACTAGCCACTCACTAAaagacacaaacaaacaaaaaacacattAGCTAGAGACGGGACTATCCTGTGGATGTTGGTGTTATTCTACTGCGGAGATCTAAGCTTAAGATATCAAATCCTCCCATAGAATTTCATCAATACTCACTATGACGTTACCTATTAATATTAATGTGCCAACAGAAGCACATTGGTTCTTGTAACAAAAGATTCCTTTGTTTTACTCATTACATaattatgttgtggttcaattttatccttggtttaaattttattttcctttgtttcaaactcattatcatacattaccatacccaaaaacaaagggaaataaaatttaaaccaagaaaaaaattgaaccacaacacatatttgaaaaaccaaaacaacgTTTCTAAACAACAATGTCTCCTATAGATTGTAGTAGAACTTTGTTTCCAAAGTGAGTTTTAACAAACATCCCACTTGGCACAACCTCCTTCCACCACATCAAGGAAATGACATATATATCTACATATGCATTTGGTTTCCCACATTGAAAAAATACTTGAAAGGGTGAAGCAGCACAGTGATTTTCAACCCACTAAAACAATCATGTTCTGAACAATAACAAACAACTCAAATGCTATGTACAATCAATTTTGAAAGTTGCCATCTTTGCATGGTTGCATTTCAGTGACGAGATTAAAGGTAACTTCATTCACTTACAATTTTGTTGTGTCTGAGTGCCCAGTTCCAACATACTTTGACTGAACTATgatgaaagagaaaaataagtTTGCTACAGTAGTACACACAAACAAACTAATAAAAACAAGATTTTCAGCAATTAAAAACTCACAAAATATAGTTGGTTTTTGAAAGTAGCAAATGTCCTCTAGCAAACATTTTTGCAAGCAAACATTTCTCCTGTAAAAAATTGAGAGTGAAATGAAAGTGTTCTTGAAAAATTCTGTTCTTGCAAAAATTTGAGAGTGAAATGAAAGTGTTCTTGTATGCATACATTGAACACCATGAGGAAATGAGGTTGGTTTCATAGCATTAACTAGACATCAAACCTATGCAAATTTTTTCTGCACATTTGTACTCTACTGGGTGAGAGATGTTTTGTGTGCAACTTTTTCAGGGTTTTGTTTCAAGGTATATTATAATCTTGCTTTTCTGCGACACCCTCAACCGCAGGGACAAAAGGTAGCTGCTGAAGTTACTGCTTTTCCAGCCAAAAAAAATGGCTTGCACAAACTTTGCTAGTGGACTAAACAGTAAAATTTGAGCCATGAAAAGAAGAACATGAAGAGAGCATAACCTGAGGTATCCCAGAGAGGTTAGTCTACAGAGagtttaagttaaaaatgaatttattattgaCTGTTAGTGAACTTACGATGTTCCAGTTGACTGTGAATGTTGTATCTGTCTGTCTGCAGAGTAAATCGTCAGGATCAGATATAAATGGATGAAGAGCACTGGGTAACTTTTCAGATATTAGACACTTGATTTTCAACCTTAGTATCCTGGCAGACAGTAGCCAACATGTTGCTACTGTAAACATACAGCTTACAAAACACCAACTGACCCCCATATAGCATGCTACAAAATTAATTATACTGCAATCACTATATTTTAGATACACATGTTTTAACTTACTAAATCCTATTTTTACTATCCACTTACTACGGATATACCCCACTGATACCATGTAACATGAGGAAACCACTAATTCTGACTAGAAGATCAAATGGTTGAGTCATAACATTCTGAACAAAGACATCCTCACAAGTTTTGATAGACTGTTCACATTCCCCTActttttcgtaagatcgtcaaAATTGAGCGTattagttttgacactcatccaagatggctgccctTAATGCAAAGCGCGCAATGATCTtagaaaaataggggactgtgaacagtctagagtTTTGAGCATTTCTGAAGCCCTTATGAAGGCAACAATTTTAGCATACTGTGATACTATTAGGGAACAAAGTCAACAGGGCCAACATTAAGCACCTTTTTGGAATATCTTAAAGGGAATGGAGTCGATTTTCATCATTAATCCTATGCTATTCATCCAGATTTGAGAGTGAGGCatgagaaattgtccttgatgccTGAGATCCGCATCTTTTTTCCACAGGCATGAGAGTTATAATTCGTGAGTGTTAGTAGATATATAAAATACACAAACAGGTTGTGTGGGATCCCTGCGTTCAGACATCATGCTTTTGCTTGTCAGAACTTTGTTCAAGAATTAAGTTTAGTAAGGCAGAAGTATGACCTATGGACCGGGCCAAAGTTATTTTAACACAATAAGAACAAAGTTTTCAAGCACGCAGCATCGCTGAGAAGTAAGCATAGTGTATTTTAACACTCAGAAAAACTGTTGAGCTTAAATGCATTCATCTGACTTACAAATGACAGCATTTAACTAGACTTCAAACGTACATTTCTGCTGCTCAGCAGTTTAAAGAGTAAGTTAAATATTAAGTCCTCTTTTGACAGtataaaatatcaaagaagTACCACCAAATGCGGTAAAAAACTTACCATTTTGTGGATTCTACCAAAGTGTGTCCGAATATGGCGTCTGTATTGTCACCCGATTCACGCAACCCCTATGGGTGATACCCGCTGAAAATGCACCAAATTACGCGGGCATCACCCGCTGAATTACGTACTATAGTACGGGCAATATGGCGGTCCACAGGCTACACAACTGTCTGTGTAAGTAACCGTTAtattttagataaaataaaaacaattccGCCTCTTTGATACAGCGGAAAATGGAAAGACTAAAAAATTAACGACTATTTGATATATAAACcgcaaattttcaaacaattccAGCTAATTCCGCATAACTCGAAGACGAGTAACGAATAGGGCGAAGTTAAATTGCTCAAAGTGAAGTTTTACTTCATTGTGTTGGGTTAAAATCCATCCGTGATTTGAGATAAACGTCTTTAGTAAACAATTGTAGTTCTCAAcacggaaaataaaatattctggGTTTCGGGAGTGCGGTCTGGCTCACGTCTAATAGGATGCTGATACGACGGGCGTTTTTaagacgggcaaattcgagaaagacattttattacagttcccccaaatgaagtgtatttctatgatattcacatcaaactgttccgaattgtgtaatagaagcgttttgagcaaaaatctggtcttccaagagcccaaagtaaagaagtttggaatggcgagtgcagcgcgtgtgacgtcctataggatgccgattcacgggcgtttttaaggcgggcaaattcgacaaagaaattttattacagttccccccaaatgaagtgtatttctatgatattcacatcaaactgttccgaatcgtgtaactgaaacttttaaagcaaaaatttgGTCTTACAAgagcccaaagtaaagaatttctgaatggcaagtgtagcgtgtgtgacatcctataggatgccgattcacgggcgtttttaaggcgggcaaattcgacaaagaaattttattacagttccttccaaatgaagtgtatttatATGATATTAACAtaaaactgttccgaatcgtgtaatagaaacgttttaagcaaaaatctggtcttcggaaggcgcaaagtaaagaattctggaatggcgagtgcagcgtgtgtgacatcctataggatgccgattcatgggcgtttttaaggcgggcaaattcgagaaagaaattttattacagttcccgccaaatgaagtgtatttctatgatgttcacatcaaactgttccgaatcgtgtaatagaaacgtttaaagcaaaaatctggtcttcggAGGgggcaaagtaaagaattttggaatggcaagtgtagcgtgtgtgacatcctataggatgccgattcacgggcgtttttaaggcgggcaaattcgagaaagacattttattacagttccccccaaatgaagtgtatttctatgatattcacatcaaactgttccgaatcgtgtaatagaagcgttttgagcaaaaatctggtcttccaagagcccaaagtaaagagttctgaatggcaagtgtagcgtgtgtgacatcctataggatgccgattcacgggcgtttttaaggcgggcaaattcgagaaagacattttattacagttccccccaaatgaagtgtatttctatgatattcacatcaaactgttccgaatcgtgtaatagaagcgttttgagcaaaaatctggtcttccaagagcccaaagtaaagaattctGAATTGCAAGtgtagcgtgtgtgacatcctataggatgccgattcacgggcgttttcaaggcgggcaaattcgagaaagacattttattacagttccccccaaatgaagtgtatttctatgatattcacatcaaactgttccgaatcgtgtaatagaagcgttttgagcaaaaatctggtcttccaagagcccaaagtaaagaattctgaatggcaagtgtagcgtgtgtgacatcctataggatgccgattcacgggcatttttaaggcgggcaaattcgacaaagaaattttactacagttccccccaaatgaagtgtatttctatgatattcacatcaaagtgttccgaatcgtgtaatagaaacgtttaaagcaaaaatctggtcttccgaagggcaaagtaaagaattttggaatgggGAGTACAGCGTGTGAGACATCCTAtgggatgccgattcacgggcgtttttaaggcgggcaaattcgacaaagaaattttattacagttcccccaaatgaagtgtatttcgatgATATTAACTGTTGGGAATCGTATAATAGGAGTGTTTAAACAGAAAAACTGATCTTATGAAGGCGCAAAGTGAAGAAttcttgaatgcgccatttTCTTATAGACCCTAACGCGACTTGTTTACCCCTTAAAacttttgcataaccattgtcttaaatttatcttgggacgactgtaatacccaggagagattggaaacaatggttgtgcaaaattttgggctTTAAACAAGGTTCATTACGGTCTATGAGAAAATGGCGAATTCAAGAATTCATCCAGGGTCAAGTTATTTTTAGGGCGGGGAAATTCGAGAAATAACGAAAAGAACTTTATATCTATATAAATAAGACCAAAAAGATCGGAATCGTATAATAGAaacgtttaaaatgaaaatctggtCTTAATTCTAAATGCGCAATCATCCGAAATCATCTGGGCCAATGACATACATGATGAGATGGACTGGTAATTTTAAGGGTGGGCAAATTCAAGAGAGAGACTTGATTACTGTTTGCCTAAAATGAAGTATATTTCAGGATGTTAAGATCAATGTGATTTGaatggtaaaataaaaatgtttttagcgaaatatgtttttttctgaAGGCGCAGTAGCCGCGGTTAACAGTTGATCCCTTAGTTAAGCTGCACCTTCGGCCCTCTTTACTTTATTGTCGCAAATACAGGGAGTGTATTAATTAACTGCAGAGATGAGTTAACTGACCTTGAGTATTGAGCATTAAACTTTCCTACACaagtgaaaaaatcaaaacttctgACTTCCCCTTCAGCTTGTTATCCCTTCTCCTAGAGAAATATGGAATACTTTACATAACGTGCACGAAACACCACTATTTGACAGCTGTACTTGATGGCAGTTGGTGAAAATACACTGATTTCACTTAGCGCATCGAAATGCTGGACTATTCCTCGTAGTAGACGGGTCTAAAGGCCAGCAATGCGTAGTTGCCCCAATCTTCCatgacaaatacaataaaacccGCAAGTAATATAAGATCCTGCAGTTTCTCACTGAGTTAGCCTTAACAGATTCTTCATTTGAAATCTGCATACCAGATTAGCatttttctgtatattttaGTGGGGATAACTCCgtaatcttttaatttttaccttttataaattttagattttagcGAATTATAAATTCACCTTATGATACCACGTATAAactcattttataatttttttttcctattttttcagtgtccccaattagctttTATAAGCTAAAGACatcgacacttaaataaagttgttatgttatgttatgttatgttatgttatgttatgttatactaaAAAGAAGAACTGAATTGCTGACTTGTCCAATTACACTCAGTTCTAACAGTTTTACACTCTTGGCACCTAAGTCTCCCCAACATTTCctcaatgttgacttatcttcaGTATTTGCCCAAGAGCACAGAATgtctttttatagattttagagAATTAATAAGAAcctctttcaaattttagcctaacaggttcttaaaacgCAGGTTCTTTATAGTCGCGcgggttttagtgaaaacacaCACTGATTTATACATTAACTCATCGAAGTGCCCactgaacatttccaaattatTAGAAAGTGGGATCCAAGCAGGGAACCGAAAACTACCTTTTTGAAACACAATGCTTTCACGGCAGTTCGTCGCATTCGTTAACGAGATGGGATCTAGGGGTCAAAAATGTCTATTTGGCCCATATTTCATGCAAACTGGTGGAAATACACTTATTTCACAGCAACTCACACAGTAAATTTTAGGTAATTtgttaggtacaggataaccccttttatgGGGTTACTTGAACTCCAAATTTGGGATCATTTTTACTCTTAAAAAGATTTCCGGTTTTAACTCcaagtctggagttaaaataactccgaaaatggggttattttactccttacatgagttgtttttactcttattGGAGCTACTTTAACTCTGTTCAAGTGGAGTaacaattttaggtacaggataactcctttttgggggttattccaactcctcaatatctgggtgatttttactcctgaaaaagagttctttaaactcctttttggagtaaaaaaaactccccccaccgccccccctcccccaaagaaaaaaaaacctccactgtaaggagttaaattaaccccactagactagaggagttattatggAACTGCCGGACTAtatctctttttaaaaaaaaaattggaagatcTCAGCCATTCTCATGGCCAGAATTCGAAATGCGTATTGGCCATAatattccaaaaattctaggggAAACATCTGATTTCACAGCAGCTCATCAAAGTACCAAACTATTTCGCGATTATTAGGAGATGGGATCCAAGGACCCATAAATACAAATTTAGCCCTATATTTCATGGAAACTGGTGGAAAGGTCCTGATTTCACCTCACTTCATCGAAGTAACGGAATATGTTTCACTcagataaaatacaataatttcacaGCAACAAACACTGGCAAGAACAATTTATTCAAGTGCTGGACTATATTTCGCATTTATTGAATACTAAGAAATTAGGATGAAAAAAGCGTTTCTGGCACCATATTTTCTGCAAACTATATTGATCAGAGTGACATACACTACTTATTTCGAAGCAATTTATTCAAGTCCTGGACTATAAAACTCCGTAGTGGCCCACACTTCAAATTGAAGGCCGACGAAAATTCCGTATATTTACCCGgatattcaatgaaaaatagAAGGAAACACTCATTTCACCGCAACCCGTTCAAGAGCAGGGGTTTTCCTCATGCATCACAAAATGGGAAATGCAGGCCAGAAATGCGTAATTTCCATATAAtgtttatttcatgtttttagAAAAACGCTGATTTCACAGCAATTCATTTGAGTGATGGACTATTTCCCAGTCCGACGAAAATGGGATCTAAGGACAAGAATGCGTCGTGGCCCAATATTTCATGATAGAATAGTGTCAATAGTGAAAACACAGTAATTTCACTGCAACCCCAAAACTCGGCATATTAAACCGGATCCGTTCCAGGAAAAGCAGTGGAACACCACACATTTTCAATGGGATCTAAGAACCGCGTAGTGTCAAAATATTCCATGTACGTCTGCATTCATGTCCAGAAATGGAtacaatggcgaaaatggcaaaaatggcgaaaaatcgccagcctctgACGGTTTGagttggatgccaaaagtggccccttggagactggcgattttggcgaaattggcgatttcgACGAAAATCGCCAGTGGacttgtgatatccagaatttggcaaatattcaaattgcatgccaaaagtggccccttaaTTCAAATTATATAACTAAAGACGTCCcttagggtgcaaagaaagtcagttttacagcctgccattcatgcaggcaagctgtagctagcaattaagtactagcccacaagtcatttcaactagcccccaaaccctttttgaatTAGGAGCCGGTTACAAACCCTTTTTTGCTTAcggtttggcgattttggcgattaatcgccatttctgccatgcattttcgccaatgcgtgcatttctggacatatctcATGTACAAAGCCTGAGGGTAGGTGTTAAAGGGGAAAGGCGAAATTCGGGCGCGGGAGCGCGAGGGGCGCCCGAGGAGGGGGAAAATCCATGGGAATTAGTGAAATTACTTATTTTACAGCAGTTCATTCCAGCGCCGAGGACTATTTCGCATTTCGTATAAAATGGGATGCATTATATGCATTAtcataaagtatttttttgcaaactagaGGAAACATAGCGATTTCACGGCAGCTCATCATCGAAGTCCCAAACTATTTCGCAAGAAATGCGTATTGGCCCATATTTCATGAAAAGTAGGGGAAACGTACGTCAACCCAAAAATTCTACATATTCACCCGGGGCACTAGCTGACGGCAACTTGCGTATAGAATGGCTGGACCTTCACCCCCAGCATTTGGAGATCAGATATCCAGAAATGTACGCAACAACGACATCTCTTTTgagtcaagtttgaattttcgccAACCCTTAGGTGATTTGTCGtcacatttgccatttttgaattgTTGTATGcaaattcgccattttcgtcGAATCCCCACTTTTCAAGAGAGCCTTGTCAACATCTCAATAGAAATTTTGCCAACCatatcgccatttttgtcaaaatcgTCACTT from Porites lutea chromosome 6, jaPorLute2.1, whole genome shotgun sequence includes the following:
- the LOC140941034 gene encoding splicing factor 3B subunit 5-like encodes the protein MTDRYNIHSQLEHLQSKYVGTGHSDTTKFEWLVNQHRDSAASYIGHYNLLDYFALVENESRARTKFNLLEKMLQPCGTPPHRPDQD